GGCCTGCAAGGCAAACCAGGCCCGGCGGCCGCGGGTCACGCTGCAGCACTGCCCGCCATGTTGCCGGGAAACGCTGCCGAATGCTTCTATTCTATGGCGATCGCCTGATGCAGTGTTGACACTTGCCCGTGGCGATCCGTTCACACGGATTTCGAGCGGCAATTTTTCCGCCGACGATATCCGGGCATCGGCAGACATTGCCGGAACTTACAGCCGCAGCGCCGCGGTCCTTCAGGCGCGCCGCGCGGTCAAGACCACTTGCGTCAGCACGCCCGCCACCAGCCCCCAGAATGCCGAGCCGATGGAGAGCAGCGTCAGCCCTGAAGCGGTCACCATGAACGTGACCAGCGCCGCCTCGCGCTGCTTCACGTCCTGCATGGCGTTGGTGAGGCCGCCCATGATCGAGCCGAACAGCGCCAGCGCCGCGACGGAAACCACCAGCGCCTGGGGCAAGGCCGCGAACAGCGCGGCGATGGTCGCGCCGAAAATGCCGGCGATCAGATAGAAGATGCCGCACCAGACTGCGGCGGTATAACGCTTGTCGCGGTTTTCGTGCGCTTCGGGACCGGTGCAGATCGCCGCGGTGATCGCCGCAAGATTGATGCCGTGCGAGCCGAACGGCGCGAGCAGCAGCGAAGCGATGCCGGTGGTCGAAATCAGCGGCGCGGAGGGCGTGGTGTAGCCGTCCGCGCGCAGCACGGCCATACCCGGCACGTTCTGCGAGGCCATCGCGACGACAAAGAGCGGAATCCCGATGCTGACGCTGGCCGCCACCGAAAACGCCGGCATCGTGAATACCGGATGCGCTAGCGCGACGTGAAAGTGGCTGAAGTCGAGCAGCCCGAGCGCGCCGGCGGCGGCCGTGCCGACGATCAGCGTCGTCACGATCGCATAGCGCGGCGCGAGCCGTTTGACGATCAGATAGGTGAAGAACATGGTCAGCACGAGCGCGGTCTGGAACTGCGCGGCGCGGAAAATCTCGATGCCGATCTCGAACAGGATGCCCGCCAGCAAGGCCGAGGCGATGCCGGCCGGAATCCTCTTCATCAGCGCATCGAACCAGCCGGTCAGGCCGACCACGGTGAGCAGCAGCGCGCAGACGATAAACGCGCCGATCGCCACCGCATACGGCACCTGCGGCAGCGAGGCCACCAGCAGCGCCGCGCCGGGCGTAGACCATGCGATCACGATCGGCGCGCGGAATCGCAGCGAGAGGCCGATCGTGCACACGGCCATGCCGATCGAGAGCGCCCAGATCCACGACGAAATCTGCGCATCGGTCAGATGCGCGGCCTGGCCCGCCTGGAACATCAGCACGAGCGAACTGGTGTAGCCGGTCATCATCGCGACGAAACCGGCGACGATGGCGGACAGCGAAGTGTCGGCGAAGGGATTCAGGCGTCCGGGCGGCGTTGCGGCAGGGGACAATTCGGGCGATGACGACGGACTCATGCAGAAGCTTTCTTATGGTTGAAGGTAAAGCGTGAACGTGATCGGACTATTTGCTCAGCATGCGCATGGCGGTTTCGAGGCCGGCGAGCGTGAGCGGATACATGCGGTGACCGAGCACTTCGCGGATCGCGCTGACCGACTGCCGGTACGCCCACAAGCCTTCCGGCTCGGGATTGAGCCACGCGTGATGCGGGAAATGATCGGCGAGGCGGCGCAGCCATACCGCGCCGGCTTCGGCGTTGTTGTACTCCACCGAGCCGCCCGGCTGCAGCACTTCATACGGGCTCATGGTCGCGTCGCCGACGAAGATCAGCTTGTAGTCGGGCGTGAATTTGTGCAGCACGTCCCACGTCGGCATGCGCTCGGCGTGACGGCGGCGATTGTTCTTCCACAGGAAGTCGTACACGCAGTTGTGGAAGTAGTAGAACTCGAGATGCTTGAACTCGGCTTTCGCGGCGGAGAACAGCTCTTCGGTGCGCTTGATGTGGTCGTCCATCGAGCCGCCCACGTCGAGCAGCATCAGCACTTTCACCTTGTTGTGCCGCTCGGGCACCATCTTCAGGTCGAGCCAGCCGGCATTCGCGGCGGTGCTGCGGATCGTGTCGGGCAGGTCGAGCTCTTCGGCGGCGCCTTCGCGGGCGAAACGGCGCAAGCGGCGCAGCGCGACCTTGATGTTGCGCGTGCCGATTTCCACCTGGTCGTCGTAATCGCGATAGGCGCGGGCGTCCCAGACCTTCACCGCCGTGCGGTTGCCCGCCGCGTCGCCGCCGATGCGCACGCCTTCGGGGTTATAGCCGCCATTGCCGAACGGCGACGTGCCGCCCGTGCCGATCCATTTGTTGCCGCCTTCGTGGCGCTCTTTCTGTTCGTCGAACAGTTCCTTCAGGCGCTCCATGAGCTTGTCGAGGCCGCCCATTGCTTCGATCTGCGCTTTTTCTTCCGGCGAGAGATCGCGTTGCAGCTTCTTCTTCAGCCAGTCGAGCGGGACGTCGAAAGCGAGCTCCGAGGCTTGCGCGACGCCGTTGAAATACGCGCCGAACGCCTGGTCGAACTTGTCGAAATATTGCTCATCCTTGACCAGCGTCATGCGCGCGAGATAGTAAAACTCGTCGAGCGACGGCGCGATCACGTTGGCTTTGAGCGCATCGAGCAGCGTCAGG
This genomic stretch from Paraburkholderia dioscoreae harbors:
- a CDS encoding benzoate/H(+) symporter BenE family transporter, with the protein product MSPSSSPELSPAATPPGRLNPFADTSLSAIVAGFVAMMTGYTSSLVLMFQAGQAAHLTDAQISSWIWALSIGMAVCTIGLSLRFRAPIVIAWSTPGAALLVASLPQVPYAVAIGAFIVCALLLTVVGLTGWFDALMKRIPAGIASALLAGILFEIGIEIFRAAQFQTALVLTMFFTYLIVKRLAPRYAIVTTLIVGTAAAGALGLLDFSHFHVALAHPVFTMPAFSVAASVSIGIPLFVVAMASQNVPGMAVLRADGYTTPSAPLISTTGIASLLLAPFGSHGINLAAITAAICTGPEAHENRDKRYTAAVWCGIFYLIAGIFGATIAALFAALPQALVVSVAALALFGSIMGGLTNAMQDVKQREAALVTFMVTASGLTLLSIGSAFWGLVAGVLTQVVLTARRA
- a CDS encoding vWA domain-containing protein produces the protein MLIDFFYSLRAAKLPVSVKEYLTLLDALKANVIAPSLDEFYYLARMTLVKDEQYFDKFDQAFGAYFNGVAQASELAFDVPLDWLKKKLQRDLSPEEKAQIEAMGGLDKLMERLKELFDEQKERHEGGNKWIGTGGTSPFGNGGYNPEGVRIGGDAAGNRTAVKVWDARAYRDYDDQVEIGTRNIKVALRRLRRFAREGAAEELDLPDTIRSTAANAGWLDLKMVPERHNKVKVLMLLDVGGSMDDHIKRTEELFSAAKAEFKHLEFYYFHNCVYDFLWKNNRRRHAERMPTWDVLHKFTPDYKLIFVGDATMSPYEVLQPGGSVEYNNAEAGAVWLRRLADHFPHHAWLNPEPEGLWAYRQSVSAIREVLGHRMYPLTLAGLETAMRMLSK